A section of the Rummeliibacillus pycnus genome encodes:
- a CDS encoding proline dehydrogenase family protein codes for MSLKDFFIALSENQFLNNNAKKYGLKMGAASVVAGTNIKEVIESIKELNSHGISCTVDNLGEFVHDQSEATAAKEQILAVIEAIHQEGVDAHISLKPSQLGLDIDYDFCYKNLKEIVALADSYNIFVNFDMENYARLQPSFDLLKELSVDHHNIGTVIQAYFFRAKEDIEKFKNYRLRIVKGAYKEPAEVAYQTKEDIDRNYIELLEYHLLNGKFTSIATHDHTIINHIKQFIADNDIPKDKYEFQMLYGFRRDMQIELAKEGYNFCTYVPFGQDWYGYFMRRLAERPQNLELVVKQVFNKRTNTILGIAAASFALGRLTKRK; via the coding sequence ATGTCACTTAAAGATTTTTTTATCGCATTATCAGAAAACCAATTTTTAAATAACAATGCTAAAAAGTATGGACTAAAGATGGGTGCTGCAAGTGTCGTAGCTGGTACAAATATTAAAGAAGTAATTGAGAGTATTAAAGAACTAAACTCTCATGGAATTTCTTGTACAGTGGACAATTTGGGGGAATTTGTTCACGATCAATCAGAAGCAACTGCAGCAAAAGAACAGATTTTAGCAGTTATAGAAGCCATCCATCAAGAGGGTGTGGACGCACATATTTCGTTAAAACCCTCTCAATTAGGTTTAGATATTGACTATGATTTTTGCTATAAAAACTTAAAAGAAATAGTAGCTTTAGCAGACAGCTATAATATTTTCGTCAATTTTGATATGGAAAATTATGCTCGTTTACAGCCCTCCTTCGATTTACTTAAAGAATTATCAGTAGATCATCATAATATTGGAACAGTCATTCAAGCATACTTTTTCCGTGCAAAAGAAGACATTGAGAAGTTTAAAAACTATCGTTTACGTATTGTCAAAGGTGCTTATAAAGAACCTGCCGAAGTTGCTTACCAAACAAAAGAAGATATCGATCGAAATTACATAGAACTATTAGAATATCATTTATTAAATGGTAAATTCACTTCTATTGCAACACATGATCACACTATTATTAATCACATAAAGCAATTTATTGCTGACAATGATATTCCAAAAGATAAATACGAATTCCAAATGTTATATGGCTTCCGTCGTGATATGCAAATTGAACTTGCTAAAGAAGGTTACAACTTCTGTACATATGTTCCATTTGGACAAGATTGGTATGGTTATTTCATGCGACGTTTAGCAGAACGTCCTCAGAATTTAGAACTAGTTGTAAAACAAGTATTCAATAAAAGAACAAACACAATATTAGGGATTGCGGCTGCAAGTTTTGCACTCGGCCGATTAACAAAACGTAAATAA